The region GGTTGAAAAGATCTGAGGCCTTTCTTTGTCAGCAGTATGATTAGAGCATAGTGGAGACAAGGACAAGTACCAGAAGCAGCCCAAGCTCCTTGTGGGCTGGCCCAGtacctctctcccctctccttcctaATCTCCTGCACCCCAGGTCACTCAAGGTCCTCCTCCCCGGCCTGTGCATTCCAGCCTCTGGGACGTGGCTCCCATGTGCCTTCTCCCTGCAGTGATCTCATTCCTCACATGACTTTCTCACAAGCCCCAGGCCCAAGTCATTTTCATCCTGGGTCTTCCAGGAGAGGAGAGGACAACTCTTTTTCCCTTGGATGTCTTCCTCACTAGTCAGTGGTAACTGGATTCAGCTATTTCTCTCTGCAAGATCGTAGATATGAGCTTCTTCTGGAAAGCCTGCCTCTGGTTCATTTTTCTATCTTGAAAGCATCTTGGTAATTTATGAGTCAAACAATGAGCAAGTGCAGGAAGAAGACTTTTCTAACACCCAGGTCTGAGTTAGACCCTCTTCCTCAAAGCTTCCCCACAGGCTTTGTCTTCCCTCCATCACACATTCATGACCCACTCCTGTTTTGGCCGCTTAACCTCTCAGTCTCCCCCACTAGCCTGCAGGGTCCAAACAGATGAGCATCTAGAACAGCATCCTAATTTAGTAACTTAAATCCATACCTGGCACaaagtaaatgctcagtaaacagAGGATCAGTGAAGGAACGTGACCCACAGTACAAGTTGCCTCAAAGCTGGGGAGTTTTGACGGCAGAAGAATGTAGGTGGAGATCAGATACCAAAGGGGCAGAAGGTTGCTCTGAGTTACACAGAGTCATTGAAATGACAATTTGACTGCATGAAACACACCTGGGGCCAACTGTTGATGAGAAATCCAGAGGTGACAAAACAAACTGAGTCTCCAAAGTTGAGGAAAGGCAGTTGTTCTGTGGCACAGAGAACAGGCCACCAGGTAGAGGGAAGAACGTGGGCAAAGACCTGGAAGATGAGCAGGTGGAGCCAGTGCAAGGAGCACAGGCAGCATCTTGAAGGCAGAGCAGAGCATCCTGTGAAATCGCCACCTCATCAGGGCAAGAGTAGAGACAGTAGAACCAGAAAGGAAACGCCTTAGTGGTCCATAATGATGTTACAAATATTCCTCTAAGCAGTGGGAAGTGTACCAAAGTTTCTGACAGTAAGTCaatgaaaatgagattaaaaatccACATATCAAAACCTTATTTCAATACCATTCTCATATGTGTACACTCAGAATCTGTCCTACAACTGTGCACACActcaatatgaaaaataataatatatacatacaatgtggtatttaatttttttccacttagctATATACATTCCAAACATCATCAGTTGTTCAAACAATTATGTCATTGTGTACAAATGATTTCCAAAATTTTCATAAACCAAATAATTATCTTTGATTAAGTTTCTGTAGGCAATTTGTAGTGTTGGCCCATACCTCTACCCGACATGGGACAGAATCTGATCTTAGGACAGTGATGGACATTCTGCAAGGTTGGATGAGATTCCAGGTCAGAAGGAATAGTTCTAAACTCGTAGTTCTGCTGATGGATCCAGAATGATTTCCTGGCACCTTTCCAGCCCTTCACCCTGACTTCAGCTCCAGAACTAAAAGAAAGGCATCATTGACTTGTCTTTCCCTTGGTGACAGTACCAAGAGGAGAGTGAGCTGCCACTCCTACTGAAGAGGCTAGAGAAATACCCGAGTGCCTGTGTTCGCTGGCTGTGGGGCACAAGGGCCTTTGTGTTGGTCTATGACCCTGACTACATGAAGATGGTCCTGGGGAGATCAGGTGAGAAGGAAACCCTCAGCTGGAGACAATCTTCCTTTTGAGTACATGTCCCTGGGTGTGAAATTCCACAAGAGACTGACACTTTAGACATCAAGGCCTGAACTCCTCCAAACACCCTCCCAACCACAAGCCAGACGAGGGTTTCTCTTTTATGtcttactttttactttttataaacaAATTGAGATGATCCCAGAACTGGAAGACAGTTCCCTGTCCACACTGATCTAGGTGGGGCACCTCTCATTGTTGCCTCTTCTGGGTCATCTGACAATGGCCAGATGACCACACGCTGTAGAAAAATCACAGGTTCTGTCTTATTCTCTGGTAATGAACTGAGTTTGTTTCAGGGCAATTCACCATCTTAGTCCTGTGGGTGTTCTGCTCTGAAGCACCGAGTCTACCTTCCTGGGACCACAATGACTATCAGGACAGAGAGAGTCAGGGATGGGAGGCAAGAGTGCTGTGGCTTCAGAAATGTTGTCATCTGACAAGAACCAAGCAAGGAAGGGAGTCCGTGGTCTAGACTTCAGCTGCTCTGGAGGCTCCTTGCAGAGTTTGTTGCCATCCACATTCTTTCTATACCTTTCAGACCCAAAGCCTCATAGAACCTACAAATACTTGACTCCCTGGATTGGTAAGTACATTTAAATACAACTGCAGACCACCCACCACTTAGGTTAACCAAGAGTGGTCTCTTTGCATAAATGGAGAACAATAGGTGCCAGGCACCCTTATCTCTGAATCAAACCTCATTTCTCTTCTCCTAATAAAACCCTCAGCCTTTATAATGGTGCTGTAGCCCTCCTTTTAGCTAAGCCTCTTCTTCATAACTTCTCAGTCTTTACTAATGTTCCCAGCCCAACTTTTCGATAAGTCCTTCTATCACCTGTCTGCCTACTCTTTTTCAACCTCTATCTCACTGCTCTCATAATCACATCCTATGGACAGACATATTGTAAATTCACATCCCTGAAACATACTGGGCTTTCCCACCCCTGCCTATGATGAGCCTTCTCCTGACACCCTTGGTTCCTCCCAAGTTGGCCCCACTCTCCCCAATGCCCATACACACCCATCTGTGGTTCAGGGAAAGGTTTGCTGCTTTTGGAGGGGCAGACGTGGTTCCAGCACCGGCGGATGCTGACCCCAGCCTTCCACTATGACATCCTGAAGCCCTATGTGGGACTCATGGCCGACTCTGTCCGAGTGATGCTGGTGAGTCCATCACTTGTCATTGTAAGCACTAAAATCCAGCACAGCTGACAAAGTCCACTATCAGACACTTATGTCCCTCAGACATCCATTGAATAGAGCCCCATGGAATGATGCATTCTCGACTTAGTATGAGACAGCATTCATTAAAGCTAGGTGGGACAGAGGAACATCTAGGCACCAGCTTGGATCCATAATTTTCTCCTCACCAAGAGAAATCAGGGCCATGGTGTATTCAGGGTCCACATGTTTCCCATCTCCATGTCTGAACACAGGGAATAGATCAAGGAGGTCAGTGCAAATTGGTCCTGGCTGGCCTGGGCAATGGCAGATTCGGTGGCAGAGTGGATATCCCAGGATGTCATTcaggatctccttgccgtccaagggactctcaagagtcttctccaacactatagttcaaaagcatcactttttcggcactcagctttcttcacagtccaactctcacgtccatacatgaccactggaaaaaacatagccttgaccagatggacctttgttggcaaagtaatgtctctgctttttaatatgctatctaagttggtcataactttccttctaagaagtaatcgtcttttaatttcatgactacagtcaccatctgcagtgattttggagtcccccaaaacaATATCTGACActgttccactgtctccccatctatttcccatgaggtgatgggaccagatgccatgatcttagttttctgaatgttaaaggACATAGTCCTTTACGTGGTCTTAGGTaacattaaatgaatgaaaggaatTGAGTAGTTCATGCCCCTTCTAAGAGCCCCATTAGAGTCACTTTAGCTTTTCCTTGCCTTGAAATATTTGCTTTGTAGTGTTAGATATCACTTGTCCAGTTCTGATTTCAGGACACAAAATTTTCTCCCCCGAGAAACTATGCTTTCTGCTCAGCTGCCAGCTGGTTAATATCATAAATTATTTCTAACGTTCATGATTAACTAGGATATTAGAAGAGAATACAACTATAGTAACGCTTCAAAGAAATAGGAATCACAGTATACATGTGTGTTACAGCCCTAAGTTGCTAAAACATGTCTGCTTAGAAAATTAGGAAATTTCGTCTGAAGAtgtagagacagagagaaaaccaGGCCTTCTGGGGAAGCAGAGTAGGGTCAGTCCCCATCCCTCCACAGGACAACTGGGAGGAGCTTGTCAGCCAGGACTCACATCTGGAGATCTTTGAACATGTCTCCTTGATGACCCTGGACACCATCATGAAGTGCGCCTTCAGCTACCAGGGCAGCGTCCAGACGGACAGGTCAGTGACACCTCTTCAACAGCAGGGTCCTTTTCTCACCAGCTGGGAAGGACTTTCCTGAGAGGCAGTAAGGGCAGTGTGGATGCTTCTAAGCCCAAAAAGTAAGTTCTGCAGAGGCATGGACCACAGTCAAATTCTACCCAGATTATTCTTGATTCAATCATTAGTCCCACTTTCCTATGCAGGGAGAAACCGGATCCTCAGGACTCTTGTAAATACTGAGGGACTCCTCAGGCTAAGACAGAAATGACAATACCTCAGTGCTGCCTGTCCCCTCTGACTGAGGAATCCTTGACCCAGAGCCCCAGTAGGTCAGAGATTCCCTCAACTCCAGTCTCTTCTGAATCCTTTCCCTTCAGGAACTCCCAGTCCTACATCCAGGCCATCAGGGACCTCAGCTATATGAGCTTTTCCCGAGTGAGGAATGCTTTCTACCAGAATGACTTCATCTACAGGCTGACCCGTGAAGGCCGCAGGAACCACCAGGCCTGCCAGCTCACGCATCAACACACAGGTTCTCCTCCTTCTCGTGTGCTGCTCGACATACCTTCATCAGGCACATGTGAAAGGGCCTGGCCTTAATCCCTCAGGCAGAGCCCAGACTCCTGCTTCCTCTTCAGGAGCTGGCTCATGACCGCCAGCTGCAGGGCTGGGAACCCAGAGATAAGGTGTCAGGTATTGTGTAGGGAATTACAGGAGTTACCAGGTTGGTGATGACTGAGTGAGACCCCCTCCCAGCAGGATTCACACAGACCCTCCATGGGCTGTGTTACCGCAGGGATTGCCGCTGGGAGTAGATGATGCTGGAGCTCTCAGTCCTGATATGCTCACCCagtcccaccctcaccctcatcCACCTGGCATCCAGATTGGGCCTGAGGGGCAGATGGGTCTATAGGGATGCTGTATATGGGCCCCCAGAGTCCTCAGCTCTGGCTGGGAACCACTGTTCTGGGACAGATGCAGTGATCAAGGAGAGGAAGGCTCACCTGCAGAAGGAGGGAGAGCTGGAGAAGATGAGGAGCAGGAGGCACTTGGACTTCCTGGACATCCTCCTCTTTGCCAAAGTGAGTGTGGGCAGGAGAGGCCTGAGCCTTTGGGCAGAAGCACACAGGAAGGGCAGACCCTGCACTCTGGCCCTGCCTCCACAGATGGAGAATGGGAGCAGCTTGTCTGATGAGGATCTCCGTGCCGAAGTGGACACATTCATGTTCGAGGGTCATGACACCACAGCCAGTGGCATCTCCTGGATACTCTATGCTCTAGCCTCCCACCCCAAGCATCAGCAGAGATGCAGGGAAGAGATCCAGAGCCTCCTGGGAGATGACACCTCCATCACCTGGTGAGTGTCCAGGAGATGGAAGAATCCTGTTCCACCTGAGCTAGAGAGAACCCCTGTTTGTCCAGTCCTGCCTGCTCTCAGATGGGCTTGCTTTCAGGGACCATCTGGACCAGATGCCCTACACCACCATGTGCATCAAGGAGGCACTGAGACTCTATCCACCAGTGCCAGCCATTGGCAGAGAGCTGAGCAAGCCCATCACCTTCCCTGATGGACGCTCCTTACCTGCAGGTATGAACTTCACCTCACCACTCAGCTAAGCACTCTGTAGGACCACATGGTTAGACCAGAATTCCACATGTGCTTTCCCAGTTGCAGTATGCTCTGATTCTTTTCTGCCAGAACATAATATTTACTCTGCAGTTTCAAtgagttttgaaaaatgtttttcttttaaaatctaggAATAATACTACCATATACCCAACAATCCCGCTACTGGGAATATAACCTGAGAcctcagaaatcaaaaagaacgTGTACCatagtgttcattgcagcattatttacaacagccaggacatggaagcaaactagatgtccattgacaaatcAATGGATTATAAAGATCTGGTCCATAAACTCAAGGGAATACCACTCAGTCATAAAACAGTACGGAACTGAGTGTTGcagtgaggtgggtgaacctgcagccagttatacagagtgaagtaactcagaaacagaaaaacaaatatcacatattaacacatatatagagAATCTacaaaaatagtactgatgaacccattttCAGAGAAGGAATGGGGATgtagacatcagttcagttcagtcactcggttgtgtctgactctttgcaaccccatggaatgcaacacgccaggcttccctgtccatcaccaactcccagagattactcaaactcatgtccatcgagtcagtgatgccatccaaccatcacatcctctgtcatccccttttccttctgctatccgtctttcccagcaaaagggtcttttccaatgagtcacgtctttgcatcaggtggacaaagtactggagcttcagcttcagtccttccaatgaatattcaggactgatttcctttagtattgactgcttggatctccttgatgtccaatggactctcaagagtcttctccaacactacagttcaaaagcattatttcttcggtgctcagctttctttatggtccaactctcacttccatacatgactgctggaaaaaccatagctttgactatatggacctttgtctcaAAGTGatttcttggctttttaatatgctgtcttgataggtcatagcttttcttccaaagagcaagtgtctcttaatttcatcactgcacttaccatctgcagtgacttgggagtccaagaaaattaagtctgtcactgtttgcattgtttccccatctatttgccaagaagtgatgggaccagatgccatgatcttagttttctgaatgttgagttttaagccacttttccacttacctctttcactttcatcaggaggttcttcagttcctctttgttttctgccataagggtggtgtcatctgcatatctgagattattgatatttttcctggcaatcttgattccagcttatgctccatccagcctggcacttcccatgatgtactctgcatataagttaagtaagcagggtgacaatatacagccttgaactcctttcccaatttggaaccagtcagttgttccatgtctggttctaactgttacttcttgacctgcttacaggtttctcaagaggcaggtaaagtggtctggtattctcatctcttgaagaattttccacagtttgttgtgatccacatagtcaaaggctttagtatagtcaatgaagcagaagtagatgtttttctggaactctcttgctttttctatgatccaacatatgttggcaatttgatctctgattcctctggcttttctaaatccagcttgaacatctggaagttcatggttcacatactgtggaagactcgcttggagaattttgagcattactttgccagtgtgtgagatgagtgcaattgtgtggtagtttgaacattctttggcattgcatttctttgggattagagtgaaaactaacctttttcagtcctgtggccactgctgggttttccgaatttgctggcatattaagtgtagcactttcacagcatcatcttttaggatttgaaatagctcaactggaattccatcacctccactagctttattcatagtgatgcttcctaaggtccacttgacttcacactccaggatgtctggctctaggtgagtgatcacactatcctggttatctgggtcattaagatcttttttgtatagttcttttgtgtattcttgccacatttcttaatatattctgcttctcttaggttcatgccatttctgttctttactatgcctatctttgcatgtaatgttcccttggtatctctaattttcttgaagagatctctgttcttttccattctattgttttcctctatttctttgcactgatcaccaaggaagacttccttatctctccttactattctttggaactctgcattcagatgggtatatcttttcttttcttctttgccttctgcttgtcttctgcttctctcagcagtttgtaagaccttctcagacaactattttgcctttttgcatttctttttcttggtactggtcttggtcactgcctcctgtacaatgtcagaaacctttgtccatacttcttcaggcactctcctatcagatttaatcccttgaatctatttgtcacttccactgtataatatttaaaagttgagacattaatttgctggcaaagttccatctagtcaaagctacggttgtttcagtagtcatgtatggatgttaaagCTAGACCAAAAAGAAGACTGAGAGCtgcagaatagatgcttttgtactctggtgttggagaagactcttgagagtccctgggactgcaaagagatcacaTCAattattcctaaaggaaatcaatcctgactcctcattggaaggaccaatgctgaagctgaagctccagtacttcggccacctgatgcgaagagctgactcattagaaaagactctgatgctgggaaagattgaaggcaggaggagagggggacaacagaggataagatggttggatggcatcactgactcaatggacatgagtttgagcaagctccaggagatggtgtaggacagggaagcctggtgtgctacagttctaGGGATGGCAAAGGGTTgaacctgactgagtgactgaacagcaacaacactaAAATGATTACCTAAAATTTGGGTGgtaagcagagtgatgtggtaagttgaagtgcatatatgcacatgtgttcatccacccagccagtctatgtcttttggttggtgcatttaatccatttacatttaaggtaattattgatatgtatgattctattaccattttcttaattgttttggatttattttctgtaggtcttttccttctcttgtgtttcctacctagagaagttcctttagcacttgttgtaaagctggtttggtggtgctgaattctattaacttttgcttgtctggtcTGGAAAGCTTTTTTTATCTCCATGAAATCTGAAGAAGTGTCTtttgggtagagtattcttggttgtatgtTCTTCCCATTCATCACTTTAACTACATCATGCCGTTCCattctggcttgcagaatttctgttgagaagtcagctgatagcctgatgggagttcccttgtatgttatttgttgtttttcccttgttgtttttaatattttatctctgtctttaatctttctccatttgattactatgtgtttcCGAGTGTTCCTCCTTAAATTTATCctttctgggactctctgtgcttcctggacttggttgactatttcctttctcatgttCTGGAACATGTTAGCTATTACTTCTTCTTATATTTCCCCTGgtgctttctcactctcttctcaTTCTGAGACCCCTACACTGCAAATGTTGTTTAGgctctcttcatttcttctcattcttttttctatggtctgttctgcagcagtgatttccaccattctgtcctccaggtt is a window of Muntiacus reevesi chromosome 1, mMunRee1.1, whole genome shotgun sequence DNA encoding:
- the LOC136152343 gene encoding taurochenodeoxycholic 6 alpha-hydroxylase-like isoform X1, with the translated sequence MSVYVLSPTRALGGVSGLLQVVSLLGLVLLLLKLAQFYLRRQWLLKALHQFPCPPSHWFYGHKKEYQEESELPLLLKRLEKYPSACVRWLWGTRAFVLVYDPDYMKMVLGRSDPKPHRTYKYLTPWIGKGLLLLEGQTWFQHRRMLTPAFHYDILKPYVGLMADSVRVMLDNWEELVSQDSHLEIFEHVSLMTLDTIMKCAFSYQGSVQTDRNSQSYIQAIRDLSYMSFSRVRNAFYQNDFIYRLTREGRRNHQACQLTHQHTDAVIKERKAHLQKEGELEKMRSRRHLDFLDILLFAKMENGSSLSDEDLRAEVDTFMFEGHDTTASGISWILYALASHPKHQQRCREEIQSLLGDDTSITWDHLDQMPYTTMCIKEALRLYPPVPAIGRELSKPITFPDGRSLPAGILVSLSFYGLHHNPNVWLNPEVFDPSRFAPGSTRHSHAFLPFSGGSRNCIGKQFAMNELKVAVALTLLRFELSPDPFKVPVPTPVMVLRSKNGIHLQLRKLSDPDGDKDKL
- the LOC136152343 gene encoding cytochrome P450 4A11-like isoform X2; amino-acid sequence: MSVYVLSPTRALGGVSGLLQVVSLLGLVLLLLKLAQFYLRRQWLLKALHQFPCPPSHWFYGHKKEYQEESELPLLLKRLEKYPSACVRWLWGTRAFVLVYDPDYMKMVLGRSDPKPHRTYKYLTPWIGKGLLLLEGQTWFQHRRMLTPAFHYDILKPYVGLMADSVRVMLDNWEELVSQDSHLEIFEHVSLMTLDTIMKCAFSYQGSVQTDRLTREGRRNHQACQLTHQHTDAVIKERKAHLQKEGELEKMRSRRHLDFLDILLFAKMENGSSLSDEDLRAEVDTFMFEGHDTTASGISWILYALASHPKHQQRCREEIQSLLGDDTSITWDHLDQMPYTTMCIKEALRLYPPVPAIGRELSKPITFPDGRSLPAGILVSLSFYGLHHNPNVWLNPEVFDPSRFAPGSTRHSHAFLPFSGGSRNCIGKQFAMNELKVAVALTLLRFELSPDPFKVPVPTPVMVLRSKNGIHLQLRKLSDPDGDKDKL